A window of Pan paniscus chromosome X, NHGRI_mPanPan1-v2.0_pri, whole genome shotgun sequence genomic DNA:
TAAGTAAGCCTGTCCTCACCTCCTCTTCATGCCCCTGCCTCATCCCCTCCAGAGAAACTGTCCTTGTCAAGGTTAACAGTTTCGGCTGACATTGCCATTAATttctcagcagcatttgacagTTGTTCACTCGCTTCTTCATGAAAACCTTCTAGGATTTCCATTtcccacaatcttttttttttttttttaatttcttgtccGTATTGGTGAATccctatcatttttttcttgagatggagtttcgctcttctcagccaggctggagtgcagtggcgtgatctcggctcactgaaatctccgtctcctgggttcaagtgattcttctgccgcagcctcccgagtagcgggattacaaccaccagccaccacacccagctaatttttgtaagtttagtagagatggggtttcgccatgtcggccaggctggtctcgaactccccccctcaggtgatccacccacctcggcctcccaaagtgctgggattacacgcacgagccaccacccccgaccccatcattgtttttttctacatttctttttcttctcttctctaaaTACTGTAAAAAATTCCTGAACcccagcatctctctctctccttctattCCACTCTGCCACGATCAATCACTGAGCTCCTGAGATACCTCCATGTTTCCCGTTATTTCCCGCATCAAACACATACCCTCCAACCCTGCAGCCGGGTCATGATGTTGGCATGTAAATCACGTGATGCCATGTCGCTCCTGAACACCCATCCTCAACACTCCTAAGCACTCAGAACCGACTGCGAAGCAGCTTTGGTCTGCGAGGTTCTGCGTGGCCTGGCCTCCGTCACCCTCTCCTCACACGGGCCCCATCATCTCCTGACTCTCTCTGCTACTGTCCTTCACCCCGTAGTGCCCGGTCCATCCCCACTCCAGCCCATATCCTTGGCCTCACCGCAGCCTGGAACTCCCCCTCTGCCTCTGCGCAGGCAGCTCTGCTTTTTCCTTCAAGCCCTGCCCAAGGGTACCTCCACAGAAGGCTCTGCCCAACCAGCAGCAGCTCCTGGGGCTCCCTCTGCTGCTGTTGCCCACAGGCCTGTGGACTGCTTCCTTACCACTAGCCCAACACTGTATGTTTCATTTGCTCATTGTGCACGTACTGTCTGACCGCCCCATGAGGATGTgagctccacaagggcagggaaCGTTGCTCTCTGGGCTGTTTACTGCTGATCCCCAGCTACTGGCATGCTGCCTGCCACAGACGATGAATAAATGAGAGGTGTCAGACCTGGAGTGAAAAGAAAGTCACTTTTgtgagacagaaaggaaggatgAGGAAAATCATACAGTAAAAGGGACTTTTTGGTGATGGAGTGTGTATAGAACTTTCAGCAGTAATGGCCGCCTCTATTTTCTCAGAATGTGTTTGATATAACAGGAGACCGGTTGAGTTGTATCCCAGTTGCCTGGGTTCCAGCTCAGTAAAGCATGGCAGTTTGTAAGTGAATTTGAGAAATCATGATATCAAGTGAGACTTGCTGCTTTCAACTTGTAAAGCATAACAAGCTGAAACTGTCCCATGAGTACCAGGGATCTGTGAATGTTGCTTTAGAGTTGTACTGCCTTACTTGGTTTCCATGTCTATTCATAGGGCCAGAAAATAAGAGGTGGTTTTATTGTATTATGTGTCCTGGCCTCCGTTTGTCAGGCCTGGGATTTCTCCCTGGTGTATCCTcccatttatgaaataaataattcccTAGAAACTGAGGAGCACATAGATGTACCCAGAGGGGTGATGAAACACACGTATCTCACAGCTCAACTTCTCAGTTTGATTTCCAGAGCTGTCATTCATGAGGTCTATGTGGAGGGGAAAGAAAGTGGTCAAACAACAGCTGATGGCTTTTACTCAAAATCTGTTTCACCAGAGCTTATGACAGGAGATGCTATTCCACCCAGCCAATTGGATTCTCAGATTGATGACTTCACTGGTTTCAGCAAAGATGGGATGATGCGGAAACCTGGTAGCAATGCACCTGTGGGAGGAAACGTTACCAGCAGTTTCTCTGGAGATGACCTAGAATGCAGAGGAATAGCCTCCTCTCCCAAAAGCCAACAAGAAATTAATGCTGATATAAAACGTCAATTAGGGAAGGAACTCCGATGCGTTGGACAAAGTAAGTAGTATAAGAATGTCTGTTTTATAAAACTATAGGAAGTCTCTCTTTCTATGATTCAGGAAATATTCATGTTGCCTGTTGAGTTTCATTCTTTGCCAGAGTTGAGATTGCACATAATTTATGGTGGTTCCTCTTTTCTTTGACTAAAGcatgtacattttttctttttcttttctttcttggttaTGATTAAAGGAGTTACATTCGCATgtatgtgcaggtgtcttttttattatttaggttTTGTATGTGCAGGTATCTTGATTTaagcatttaaaacatttcagCCTCTGAAGCATGATTGCTGAGGTGTAGATTCACTTCTATTCTTCTTTGTATTTGATAATACTGAAGTCTTTTTTTTCAACATCTTCAGAATATGAAAAAATCTTCGAAATGCTTGAAGGAGTGCAAGGACCTACTGCAGTCAGGAAACGATTTTTTGAATCCATCATCAAGGAAGCAGCAAGGTGGGTAGAAATAGGAACTGTCCAATTTCTTTAAGCACTTGGGCTCAATAGAGTACTGGGGGTGAGCGTTGGGGAGCAGCCCCTGCCTTGCGTTTCTCAAACCCTGGTCCTCACTCACAGTTATGGCTGTCTCCACAGTTACTTAGGCTAATGTTATCTGAGTCTAACTCATTCTTCGAAGACTATGGAGacttccattttcaccatagtctGAGGTGCGCATTGTCCCTCAGTTGACACTCTTTGTATTTGCTAGactacctctttttaaaaaatttgtgtagGCACATAGCAGATGCATATATTTCTGGGCTATATGAGATATTGTGATACAGAcaacaatgtgtaataatcacatcaaggtaaGTGGGGTTTCTATCACCTCAAGCTTTTATCCTTTGCGTTACAGAGAATACAATTAtactcttcattatttttaaatgtgcaattaaattattaccgactatagtcaccctgttgggCTATGAAATACGACATCTTATTTATTCCCTACTTCTACGTATTGATCATCCCCACTTCCCACACCCTCCACCCCCACTAACCTTTGTAGCCTCTGGTAactgtcattctactctctatctccattagTTCAGTTGTTTTACACTTTTACTCccaaaaataagtgagaacatgtgaagtttgtctttctgtgcctggcttatttcacttaacataaggaCCTTCGGTTCTatccgtgttgttgcaaatgactgaatctcattcttttttttatggctaaacAGTACtctatggtgtgtatgtgccatattttctttacccattcatgtgttagtggacacttaggttgcttccaaatcttggctactgtgaatggtgctgcaacaaacatgggagtgcagatgtctcttcggTACACTGACttcctttctcttgggtatatacccagcagtgggattgctggatcatatgatagctccatttttagttgtttgaggaacctccaaactgttcttcatagttgTTGTagtaatttatattctcaccaacagtgtatgagggttcccttttctccacacccttgccagcatttgttattgccggCTAGACTACCTCTTACCATGCAGATACATTTCTATTTCCATGCTGACTGTTACTTCATCTTTCTATCCATCACAGTGCTTCGTACAGCATAGGTTCTTTAGCTATCTTTTGGTTAATGAcatgtctctttcttttcagaTGTATGAGACGAGACTTTGTTAAGCACCTTAAGAAGAAACTGAAACGTATGATTTGAGAATACTTGTCCCTGGAGGATTATCACACCCCAAATGCATAATCTCGTTAATGATTGAGGAGAGAAAAGGATCAGATTGCTGTTTTCTACAATGGAGCAGGATATTGCTGAAGTCTCCTGGCATATGTTACCGAATCAAATAGCCTTCCAGAGGCTAAGAAATTTCTGTTAGTAAAAGATGTTCTTTTTCCCAAAGCATTTTATTTGAAAGGATAACTTGTGTTTTGGTTATTTTGTATTCCCACCTGTGCTGGTAGATATTATTAACCCATTAGGTAAATACTATTACAGTCGTGGTTTCTGCAGCAGCTCACACTGATGTAGCTGGCGTTTATAACT
This region includes:
- the LOC129395286 gene encoding cancer/testis antigen family 45 member A6; translation: MTDKTEKVAVDPETVFKRPRECDSPSYQKRQRMALLARKQGAGDSLIAGSAMSKEKKLMTGDAIPPSQLDSQIDDFTGFSKDGMMRKPGSNAPVGGNVTSSFSGDDLECRGIASSPKSQQEINADIKRQLGKELRCVGQKYEKIFEMLEGVQGPTAVRKRFFESIIKEAARCMRRDFVKHLKKKLKRMI